One window of Ziziphus jujuba cultivar Dongzao chromosome 5, ASM3175591v1 genomic DNA carries:
- the LOC125423113 gene encoding cytochrome P450 71AU50, with protein MVWIWFILSLVLVFLLQPWKNNKNKKLPPGPRGFPIFGSLHLLGEFPHRDLHQLAKHYGPIMHLRLGLVPTTVVSSPQAAELFLKTHDLVFATRPSHEAAKHISYDQKNLTFAKYGSYWRTIRKMCTLELLSTLKIDSFRDMRKEELGLFIEFVREAARDQAAVDLSAKISSLSADMSCIMVFGKKYLDSEFDERGFKAVIQEGMHLAAVPNLGDYIPQIARFDFQGLTKKMKAVSKVFDDFFEKIIDEHIQSAGDEHKTSKDFVDVMLSFMGSEESEYRIERPNIKAIILDMLVASMDTSATAIEWAMSELIKHPRIMKRVRKEIEKIVGKERMVEESDLESLEYLNMVVKETLRLHPVAPLLLPHASMEDCTVEGFHIPKESHVIFNAWAIGRDPLAWTDPEKFFPERFEGSSVDLRRRYFQLIPFGSGRRGCPGIQLGLTVVRLVLAQLVHCFDWELPNGMLPTELDMTEEFGITTPRAKHLLAIPTYRLCK; from the exons atGGTTTGGATTTGGTTCATACTTTCACTTGTTCTAGTTTTTCTCCTCCAACCATGGAAAaacaacaagaacaaaaaattgCCTCCAGGTCCAAGAGGGTTTCCCATTTTCGGAAGCCTCCATCTCTTAGGGGAATTTCCTCACCGTGATCTCCATCAACTAGCTAAACACTACGGCCCCATCATGCATTTACGCTTAGGTCTTGTCCCCACCACTGTTGTTTCTTCTCCTCAAGCCGCCGAGCTCTTCCTCAAAACCCATGACCTAGTTTTCGCAACCCGGCCATCCCATGAAGCGGCAAAGCACATCTCTTACGACCAAAAGAACTTGACGTTCGCCAAGTATGGCTCCTACTGGCGAACCATTCGAAAGATGTGCACTTTGGAACTTCTCAGCACCCTCAAGATTGACTCATTCAGAGACATGAGGAAGGAAGAGCTCGGCCTATTTATCGAGTTTGTTCGAGAGGCGGCCAGAGATCAGGCTGCTGTTGATCTCAGCGCCAAGATTTCGTCCCTCAGTGCAGATATGAGTTGTATAATGGTGTTTGGAAAGAAGTATTTGGACAGTGAGTTCGATGAGAGAGGTTTCAAGGCTGTAATTCAAGAGGGTATGCATTTGGCAGCCGTGCCAAACTTGGGAGATTATATTCCTCAGATTGCTCGGTTTGATTTTCAGGGATTGACTAAGAAAATGAAGGCTGTTAGTAAAGTTTTTGATGATTTCTTTGAGAAGATCATCGATGAACATATTCAATCTGCAGGGGATGAACATAAAACGTCTAAAGACTTCGTTGATGTCATGTTGAGCTTCATGGGATCCGAAGAATCTGAATACCGCATTGAACGGCCTAACATTAAAGCTATCATTTTG GACATGCTTGTAGCTTCAATGGACACTTCAGCAACAGCAATCGAATGGGCAATGTCTGAACTCATCAAACACCCTCGAATAATGAAGAGAGTTCGaaaggaaatagaaaaaatagTGGGCAAGGAAAGAATGGTGGAGGAATCAGACTTGGAAAGCTTGGAGTATTTAAACATGGTAGTGAAGGAGACCTTGAGGCTACATCCAGTGGCACCATTATTGCTCCCTCATGCATCCATGGAAGATTGCACGGTTGAAGGTTTCCACATACCCAAGGAATCACATGTAATTTTCAATGCATGGGCAATTGGAAGAGACCCTCTTGCTTGGACTGATCCAGAAAAGTTTTTCCCGGAAAGGTTTGAAGGGAGTAGTGTAGATCTCCGCAGAAGGTACTTTCAGCTCATTCCGTTCGGTTCTGGACGGCGGGGTTGCCCTGGAATACAGTTAGGGTTAACTGTAGTTCGGCTGGTTTTGGCACAGCTTGTGCATTGTTTCGATTGGGAGCTTCCAAATGGTATGTTGCCAACTGAGTTGGACATGACTGAAGAGTTTGGGATAACAACTCCAAGGGCTAAGCATCTGCTTGCTATTCCTACTTATCGCCTTTGTAAATAA
- the LOC107435959 gene encoding putative disease resistance protein RGA4, with protein MAENILFSIAEAIVGKLGSFALKEIGLLWGVKNDLRKLNSTMSTIKDVLLDAEEKQTHNHQVRGWLTKLQVIVYDADDLVDKFDFEALRRRVMPGNKMRKQVCIFFSSSNQLAFALKMGHRIKEIRESLDEIRIQRDFHLDKRVEETKSVSAKARETYSFVREEEVIGRDDERMKILQLLLQDDETKENVSTITIVGIGGLGKTTLAQLVFNDAMVQKHFEPRLWVCVSNVFEMRPIVGNIIKSATNSSPDQHLAMDQLQNLLRKQIDGKRYFLVLDDVWNEDRKKWLELKSLLMGGARGSRILVTTRSENVAKLSHTLDDQPFKLNGLENDKSWSLFSKMAFRQVQDLNNPKIVDLGKAILEKCKGVPLAIKTIGSILYFKNPETEWSFFRDNELAKVTQQEDDIIPTLKLSYNHLPSYLKHCFAYCSLFPKDHEFDVQMLIHLWMAQGFIKADQNQFPEDIGYGYFLDLLWRSFFQEGKKDGFGNIRRCKMHDLMHDLAMSVAGTSSVLINKGSISSSENLFHVSFDFSLGGTEFLTSVSPLLKHHYKLRTLFVLPTYLGHEQDLTLINCMENCLKFKLLRALDLNRFYSIEKLPNSFGELKHLRYLDLSNFENIQKLPNSITNLHNLQTLNLAECEELSSLPRDMHKLVSLRHLLLDECSSLSHMPSRLGELTCLHTLSRFVLPGHDVSQLRPRNKSIGEVGELRNLNSLRGKLSIENLRPDIDESDTANLQEKQHLQELKLWYLKFEEDHFVEKYEKSLELLRPHPNLKALRVYGYLGVGFASWVKSLTNLVSLRLYGCTKCRHLPALHELPHLQKLTLEDLDCLEYIDDDQNTATSCDIIPFFPSLKVLFILWCPKLTSMPLFPSLERLVLHDTSSKPLRGTMMMAHKEASSGASPSSSFQSLSKLVEMTILDIDDLQSLPQEGVAYLSSLQSLQILGCPNLTSLPESIGNLSSLRSLEIGSCPNLTSLPESIGNLSSLRSLQISYCPKLTSLPEGQMLRALMKLSIKRCPMLQQRYNNTSGVD; from the coding sequence ATGGCAGAAAATATTCTCTTCAGTATTGCTGAAGCAATTGTTGGGAAGTTGGGTTCTTTTGCTCTCAAAGAAATTGGTTTGCTTTGGGGTGTCAAAAATGATCTCCGAAAGCTTAACAGCACCATGTCTACAATCAAAGATGTGCTTCTTGATGCAGAGGAGAAGCAGACACACAACCATCAAGTTAGAGGTTGGCTCACCAAGCTTCAGGTTATTGTGTACGATGCTGATGACCTGGTGGACAAGTTTGACTTTGAAGCTTTGCGGCGTAGAGTGATGCCTGGCAATAAAATGAGGAAGCAGGTATGCATTTTCTTCTCGAGCTCAAATCAACTTGCTTTTGCGCTAAAGATGGGTCATAGAATAAAAGAAATTAGAGAGTCTCTAGATGAAATTAGAATTCAAAGAGACTTTCACTTAGACAAGCGTGTAGAAGAGACAAAATCAGTCTCAGCTAAAGCAAGAGAGACCTACTCTTTTGTACGCGAGGAAGAAGTAATTGGGAGGGATGATGAAAGAATGAAAATCTTGCAACTTTTGTTGCAGGATGATGAAACTAAAGAGAATGTCTCCACCATTACCATTGTTGGTATTGGAGGACTAGGAAAAACAACACttgctcaacttgttttcaacgATGCCATGGTCCAAAAGCATTTTGAGCCAAGACTGTGGGTATGTGTCTCAAATGTCTTTGAAATGAGACCAATTGTTGGCAATATCATTAAATCTGCCACCAATAGTAGCCCAGATCAACATCTTGCAATGGATCAGTTGCAAAATTTGCTTAGGAAACAAATAGATGGAAAGAGATACTTTCTTGTGTTGGATGATGTGTGGAATGAAGATCGTAAAAAATGGCTTGAGTTAAAGTCTTTGTTAATGGGTGGGGCAAGAGGTAGCAGAATTCTGGTAACTACTCGCAGTGAGAATGTTGCCAAGTTAAGCCATACATTAGATGACCAGCCATTTAAGTTAAATGGCTTGGAGAATGATAAGTCATGgtctttattttcaaaaatggcCTTTAGGCAAGTTCAAGATCTGAACAACCCAAAGATTGTGGATTTAGGGAAAGCAATTTTAGAAAAGTGCAAGGGAGTTCCTCTTGCCATAAAGACCATAGGAAGTATACTATACTTCAAAAATCCCGAAACTGAGTGGTCCTTCTTTAGGGATAATGAACTTGCAAAAGTAACTCAGCAAGAAGATGATATTATACCAACACTCAAGCTAAGTTACAATCATCTCCCTTCTTATTTGAAACATTGCTTTGCTTATTGTAGTTTGTTTCCAAAAGATCATGAGTTTGATGTGCAAATGTTGATACATTTGTGGATGGCACAAGGTTTTATTAAGGCAGACCAAAACCAGTTTCCAGAAGATATTGGTTATGGATATTTTTTGGATCTACTATGGAGATCCTTTTTtcaagaaggaaagaaagatggtTTTGGTAATATCAGGAGGTGCAAAATGCATGATCTCATGCATGATCTTGCAATGTCAGTGGCAGGAACTAGTAGTGTCTTGATAAATAAAGGTTCTATCAGTTCTAGTGAAAATCTTTTTCATGtatcttttgatttttcacTAGGTGGTACAGAATTTTTGACAAGTGTATCGCCCTTGCTTAAACATCATTATAAGCTGCGGACATTATTTGTTCTTCCTACATATTTAGGTCATGAGCAAGATTTGACACTGATAAACTGTATGgaaaattgtttgaaatttaaattattacggGCACTTGATTTGAACAGATTTTATTCTATAGAGAAGCTACCAAATAGTTTTGGAGAATTAAAACATTTGAGATATCTTGatctttcaaattttgaaaatatccaaaAGCTGCCCAATTCTATCACCAACCTGCATAATTTACAAACATTGAATCTTGCTGAGTGTGAAGAGTTATCAAGTTTGCCAAGAGATATGCATAAACTGGTCAGCCTGAGGCATCTTTTGTTGGATGAGTGTTCGAGTCTGAGTCATATGCCAAGTAGACTTGGAGAACTGACTTGCCTTCACACATTAAGCAGATTTGTTCTGCCAGGTCATGACGTCAGCCAGTTGAGGCCAAGGAATAAGAGTATTGGTGAGGTTGGTGAATTACGCAACCTTAACAGTTTGAGAGGTAAGTTATCCATTGAGAATTTGAGACCTGATATTGATGAATCAGATACTGCAAATTTACAAGAGAAGCAACACCTGCAAGAGTTAAAATTATGGTACTTGAAGTTTGAGGAAGATCATTTTGTGGAAAAATACGAAAAGTCGTTAGAATTGTTGCGGCCACATCCTAATTTAAAAGCATTGAGAGTTTATGGGTACTTGGGAGTGGGTTTTGCCAGTTGGGTTAAGTCCCTTACTAATCTTGTTTCTTTAAGATTATATGGATGTACCAAATGTCGGCATCTCCCAGCTTTGCATGAATTACCTCATCTCCAGAAACTTACACTTGAAGACTTGGATTGCCTGGAGTATATTGATGATGATCAGAATACTGCTACTAGTTGTGACATAATACCATTCTTCCCTTCCCTCAAGGTACTTTTTATTCTGTGGTGTCCAAAACTAACTTCCATGCCACTATTTCCATCTCTTGAAAGGTTAGTACTACATGATACAAGCTCGAAGCCATTACGTGGGACGATGATGATGGCACATAAGGAAGCTAGTTCCGGTGCATCGCCGTCATCATCGTTCCAATCTCTATCCAAATTGGTGGAAATGACCATTTTGGACATTGATGACCTACAATCTCTTCCACAAGAAGGTGTGGCCTACCTCTCATCTCTCCAATCTCTTCAGATTTTGGGTTGCCCCAATTTGACGTCATTGCCAGAATCTATCGGCAACCTCTCATCACTCCGATCTCTTGAGATTGGCAGTTGCCCCAATTTGACGTCATTGCCAGAATCTATCGGCAACCTCTCATCACTCCGATCTCTTCAGATTAGCTATTGCCCCAAGTTGACGTCATTGCCAGAAGGCCAGATGTTACGCGCTTTAATGAAATTGTCCATTAAACGGTGCCCAATGTTACAACAAAGGTATAATAATACATCTGGTGTGGACTGA